The following proteins come from a genomic window of Kwoniella shandongensis chromosome 7, complete sequence:
- a CDS encoding GTP-binding protein ypt1: MAAPEYDYLFKLLLIGDSGVGKSCLLLRFADDTYTESYISTIGVDFKIRTIELEGKTVKLQIWDTAGQERFRTITSSYYRGAHGIIVVYDVTDSDTYTNVKQWLQEIDRYAVEGVNKLLVGNKSDLATKKVVEYAAAKAFADELGIPFLETSAKNATNVEQAFLTMSKQIKDRMGSTSMASGPGAKSTIKGLGQNVEQKTAGGCC, translated from the exons ATGGCTGCTCCCGAATACGACTATCTCTTCAAG ctcctcctcatcgGTGACTCAGGTGTCGGAAAGTCTTGTTTGCTTCTTCGATTTGCCGACGATACCTATACCGAGAGCTATATCTCAACTATCGGA GTCGATTTCAAGATCCGAACGATTGAGCTTGAGGGAAAGACCGTGAAATTGCAAATC TGGGATACCGCTGGTCAAGAGCGATTCAG GacaatcacctcatcttACTACCGAGGAGCCCATGGTATCATAGTAGTGTACGACGTGACCGATAGCG ACACCTACACAAACGTCAAGCAATGGCTGCAAGAGATCGACCGATACGCTGTGGAGGGTGTCAACAAGCTTTTGGTCGGAAACAAGTCTGATTTGGCGACAAAGAAGGTGGTCGAGTACGCAGCGGCAAAGGCTTTCGCCGATGAGCTTGGTATCCCCTTCCTCGAGACTTCCGCTAAGAACGCTACAAACGTTGAGCAAGCTTTCTTGACCATGTCCAAGCAGATCAAGGACCG AATGGGCTCCACATCTATGGCTTCTGGTCCCGGTGCCAAGTCCACGATCAAGGGTCTTGGTCAGAATGTTGAGCAGAAGACAGCGGGTGGATGCTGTTAA
- a CDS encoding sulfite reductase (NADPH) hemoprotein, beta-component: protein MGESEFRTCHVIARSKVSYLVLVALQLTANPAQMSSPLQAISNLPSTLFHHPILAAPSNSTKLNPYLPLPQNGTTVLFTNPDFLPSLPSASLRRTVIHVLDAEEIATPRSSKAVSLISRSAQEAYDQALLALRLAQDNDAVVYHFIASGLEGSVQEVDNVESWLSESLGSPNPNANPDADDAKVEPEDELLATYELTSLSLLKLTRRAQRPFVHHKAESSRLVVNFLPQAIEAENVIDVVLAIPAPKEKLRSSLTGVDEVIVVEGGNGKYGAAWASVVDALEGSDVTIRSVLVGATASPSDISAASSASSPITRIGSAATHNIPTTSIAIPSPESTYTDLLTTSPSPLEILNDPAHLAANESTSPLYAFGKAVAIRKERARLVELAKKVLKASGTKKEVHEALSAWLLVRDEQGAEAAGKKVAAAIGASKGDEQEILELGSKGHWAKRALWIVISNSWAADLASSGLHHALASGLDINLLVYETAASPFSPNAPAQPSKDRKKDLALYALNMGDVYVASVAVYADYAGVINAMREAEKYSGPGLVLAYLPWGEKEDGEVVSAQEKAGPLERLRETKRAVSGGWWPLFRWNPSSADDKRFTLDSSYIKAALSEFLDRQSHLSQLTLATPAIDPSVTSSAGTDLVAARKEKAKKAYDALLNSLDGPGLLVLYASDGGNAEKVAKRLVGRAKMRGVGASLRVLDEIAPSVVESLSEEKNVLVLTSTAGQGEAPQNGREFHKALAKLSPSDKLAETKITVFGMGDSHYWPRPEDASYYNKPARDFFPKLLALGCAELCPLGLGDDSDPDGYQTGYKPFEATLWRALGVDGVEVAEEKEEVVANEHIKIASDYLRGTILEGLADKSTGAIGASDAQLTKFHGTYMQDDRDIRESLKAQGLEPAYSFMIRVRMPGGVCDSKQWLAMDHISDEHGNGTFKLTTRQTFQFHGIVKAHLKKAMQAINRSLLDTIAACGDVNRNVQCTVNPAYSKTHESVYNFSKALSEHLLPSTSAYHEIWLDKKKVGGDAVQPLESEPLYGPYYLPRKFKIAVAVPPDNSVDVFTNDVGFIAIVENDEVIGYNVSVGGGMGVTHGNKKTYPRLGDVIGFVTPEEGCKVAEAIMLVQRDNGNRQDRKNARLKYTVDRLGLPKFKSLVEERFGKPLAAARQFSFDTNLDKYGWAQGHDGRWHFTMFIENGRVEDSSRHQFKSGLREIAQVHKGQFRLTANQHLILSNVEQEDLEEIKRLLAKWGLDNIDHSGLRLSSSACVAFPTCGLAMAESERYLPLLVDKVEKICEEAGIRNDDLVMRMTGCPNGCARPWAAEVAFVGKAPGSYMMMLGGNHTGTRLNKPFLESATEPEILAVLKPMIKRWALERHDGERFGDWTIRAGYIKPTTHGSKFWEESFPAPPPSAPAIMA, encoded by the exons ATGGGGGAGAGTGAATTCCGAACATGCCACGTG ATCGCCCgttcaaaggtgagctatctcGTTCTTGTTGCGCTACAACTCACCGCTAACCCTGCGCAGATGTCGTCCCCTCTCCAAGCCATTTCCAACCTCCCCTCCACTTTGTTCCATCACCCAATTCTCGCCGCTCCTTCCAACTCTACCAAGCTCAACCCTTACCTCCCCCTACCTCAAAACGGGACCACtgtcctcttcaccaacCCTGacttccttccatctctcccttcgGCGTCTCTTCGCCGTACGGTCATCCACGTCCTCGATGCGGAGGAGATCGCCACTCCTCGATCCAGCAAGGCTGTCTCCCTAATCAGTCGATCGGCTCAGGAGGCTTATGACCAGGCTCTTCTTGCACTTCGATTGGCTCAGGACAACGACGCTGTCGTCTACCACTTCATCGCATCAGGATTGGAAGGGTCAGTACAGGAGGTGGACAATGTTGAGTCATGGTTGAGCGAATCGTTGGGTTCCCCCAATCCCAATGCGAACCCCGATGCCGACGATGCCAAGGTCGAACCCGAGGATGAGCTTCTCGCTACATACGAGTTGACAAGTCTTTCTTTGCTCAAGCTGACCAGACGCGCTCAACGACCCTTCGTTCACCACAAGGCAGAGTCATCCCGTCTTGtcgtcaacttcctcccacAAGCCATTGAAGCTGAAAATGTCATCGACGTGGTCTTGGCAATTCCTGCACCCAAGGAGAAACTTCGATCTTCACTTACTGGTGTCGACGAGGTTATCGTGGTCGAGGGCGGCAACGGCAAATACGGTGCTGCTTGGGCGTCGGTCGTTGACGCTCTCGAAGGAAGCGATGTCACCATCCGATCGGTATTGGTTGGAGCAACCGCGTCCCCGTCCGATATCTCGGCTGCTTCGTCTGCGAGCTCTCCGATCACACGAATTGGTAGCGCCGCAACACACAACATCCCGACCACCTCCATTGCCATCCCCTCCCCCGAGTCGACCTATACCGATCTTCTCACAACTTCGCCATCCCCTTTAGAGATCCTCAACGATCCCGCACATCTCGCTGCCAATGAGAGCACCTCACCTTTGTATGCTTTCGGTAAGGCCGTTGCCATCCGTAAGGAGCGAGCACGTCTTGTCGAGCTTGCCAAGAAGGTGCTCAAGGCTTCTggaacgaagaaggaggtcCACGAGgccttgtcagcttggttaCTTGTTCGAGACGAACAAGGAGCTGAGGCTGCTGGAAAAAAGGTTGCGGCTGCCATCGGCGCTAGCAAGGGCGACGAACAGGAGATCTTGGAGCTTGGATCGAAAGGTCACTGGGCCAAGCGTGCTCTCTGGATCGTTATCTCCAACTCCTGGGCTGCAGACCTTGCGTCCTCTGGTCTCCACCACGCTTTAGCATCTGGTCTCGATATCAACCTTCTTGTCTACGAGACCGCCGCTTcgcccttctctcccaacgCACCTGCACAGCCTTCCAAAGACCGCAAGAAGGATCTCGCTCTTTACGCTCTTAACATGGGCGACGTTTACGTTGCTTCCGTCGCTGTCTACGCCGACTACGCTGGTGTTATCAACGCCATGCGTGAAGCCGAGAAGTACTCTGGTCCCGGTCTTGTTCTCGCTTACCTCCCTTGgggcgagaaggaggacggCGAGGTTGTATCTGCTCAAGAGAAGGCTGGTCCCCTCGAGCGTCTTCGGGAGACCAAGCGAGCTGTGTCGGGCGGATGGTGGCCGTTGTTCCGATGGAACCCGTCATCTGCCGATGACAAGCGTTTCACTCTCGACTCGTCTTACATCAAAGCCGCTCTGTCCGAGTTCCTTGACcgacaatctcatctctcccagctcACCCTTGCTACTCCCGCCATCGACCCTTCTGTCACTTCTTCTGCAGGTACCGACCTCGTAGCTGCTCGAAAggagaaggccaagaaggctTACGATGCGTTGTTGAACTCTCTTGACGGTCCCGGGTTATTGGTCCTCTATGCCAGTGACGGTGGTAACGCGGAGAAGGTGGCCAAGCGATTGGTTGGTCGCGCTAAGATGAGGGGTGTCGGCGCTTCATTGCGAGTGCTCGATGAGATTGCTCCTTCAGTCGTTGAGTCGTtgagcgaggagaagaatgTCCTTGttctcacctccaccgcTGGTCAAGGAGAGGCTCCTCAGAATGGTCGAGAATTCCACAAGGCTCTCGCCAAgctttctccttccgacAAGCTTGCCGAGACCAAGATCACCGTTTTCGGTATGGGTGACTCGCACTACTGGCCTCGTCCCGAGGATGCCAGTTACTATAACAAACCCGCTCGAGACTTCTTCCCCAAGCTTCTCGCCCTCGGTTGCGCTGAGTTATGCCCTCTCGGTCTTGGTGATGACTCAGATCCCGATGGTTACCAGACTGGTTACAAGCCTTTCGAAGCCACTCTCTGGAGAGCTCTTGGCGTCGACGGCGTCGAAGTtgctgaggagaaggaagaggttgtCGCCAACGAGCACATCAAGATCGCCAGTGACTACCTTCGAGGAACCATTCTCGAGGGCCTTGCTGACAAGTCTACCGGAGCGATTGGTGCGAGCGATGCGCAGTTGACCAAGTTCCACGGTACTTATATGCAG GACGACCGTGACATCCGAGAATCGCTCAAGGCCCAAGGTCTCGAACCCGCTTACTCTTTCATGATCCGAGTTCGAATGCCCGGTGGTGTCTGCGATTCCAAGCAGTGGCTTGCGATGGACCACATTTCCGACGAGCACGGTAACGGTACATTCAAACTCACCACTCGACAAACCTTCCAATTCCACGGTATCGTCAAGGCGCACTTGAAGAAGGCAATGCAGGCCATCAACAGGAGTCTTCTCGACACCATCGCCGCTTGTGGTGATGTCAACCGTAACGTTCAATGCACCGTCAACCCGGCATACTCCAAGACACACGAGAGCGTTTACAACTTCTCCAAAGCTCTTTCCGAgcacctccttccctccacctccgcatATCACGAGATCTGGCTCGACAAAAAGAAGGTTGGCGGTGACGCCGTTCAGCCTCTCGAGTCTGAACCTCTTTACGGACCTTACTATCTTCCCCGAAAGTTCAAGATCGCCGTGGCTGTTCCTCCCGACAATTCTGTCGATGTGTTCACCAACGATGTCGGTTTCATTGCCATAGTAGAGAATGACGAGGTCATCGGTTACAACGTTTCggttggtggtggtatgGGTGTTACCCATGGTAACAAGAAGACCTACCCTCGATTAGGTGATGTCATCGGTTTCGTCACACCTGAGGAAGGATGCAAGGTCGCCGAGGCTATCATGTTGGTTCAGAGGGATAACGGAAACAGACAGGACCGAAAGAATGCT CGACTCAAGTACACCGTTGACCGACTTGGCTTGCCCAAATTTAAGTCACTTGTCGAGGAGAGATTCGGCAAGCCCCTGGCTGCTGCTCGACAATTCAGCTTCGACACCAACCTTGACAAGTATGGTTGGGCACAAGGCCACGATGGTCGATGGCACTTCACCATGTTCATTGAGAACGGTCGTGTTGAGGACTCCTCTAGACATCAGTTCAAGTCTGGTCTCCGAGAGATTGCTCAGGTTCACAAGGGCCAGTTCAGGCTTACCGCCAACCAgcatctcatcctctcgaaCGTTGAGCAGGAGGAcctcgaggagatcaagagatTGCTCGCCAAGTGGGGTTTGGACAACATCGATCACTCCGGTTTGAGACTATCAAGTTCTGCTTGTGTTGCTTTCCCTACTTGTGGTTTGGCAATGGctgagagtgagagatacTTGCCGCTTTTGGtcgacaaggtggagaagatctgtGAGGAAGCTGGTATCAGAAACGACGACCtcgtgatgaggatgactgGATGTCCCAacgg TTGTGCTCGACCTTGGGCTGCTGAAGTCGCTTTCGTTGGAAAGGCTCCTGGAAGCTACATG ATGATGCTTGGTGGTAACCACACCGGTACAAGACTGAACAAGCCATTCCTCGAATCCGCTACTGAGCCTGAAATTCTCGCTGTCTTGAAGCCGATGATCAAGCGATGGGCGCTCGAGAGACATGACGGAGAGAGATTCGGTGACTGGACCATTCGAGCCGGTTACATCAAGCCTACCACCCACGGTAGCAAGTTCTGGGAAGAGTCCTTCCCTGCGCCACCACCCAGTGCGCCAGCAATCATGGCTTGA